A stretch of Arthrobacter sunyaminii DNA encodes these proteins:
- a CDS encoding aldo/keto reductase has translation MTTSPVLTFNDGNTIPQLGYGVWQVEDEVAEKVVGQAFEVGYRHIDTAKIYGNEAGVGRAIAATSVPRGDMFITTKVWNADQGYEETLKAFDASMERLGLETLDLYLIHWLQPKQNKYVDTWKALIELQKQGRVKSIGVCNFTVEALQEIIDATGVVPVLNQVETHPYLNQSELRAFEAKHNILHESWSPLGSGKGLLEDPKLVEIAAKYDGATPAQVVIAWHLALGNIVIPKSVTESRIKENWESLDLKLSDEDIDAINALDNGTRYGADPATADFA, from the coding sequence ATGACTACATCACCGGTTTTGACTTTCAATGACGGCAACACCATCCCCCAGCTCGGCTACGGCGTGTGGCAGGTTGAGGATGAAGTTGCCGAAAAGGTAGTGGGACAGGCATTCGAGGTTGGCTACCGCCACATCGACACTGCCAAGATCTACGGCAACGAAGCCGGCGTTGGCCGTGCCATCGCTGCTACCTCTGTTCCCCGCGGGGACATGTTCATCACCACCAAGGTGTGGAACGCGGACCAGGGTTACGAAGAGACCCTGAAGGCCTTCGACGCTTCCATGGAACGCCTGGGCCTGGAAACCCTGGACCTGTACCTGATCCACTGGCTGCAGCCGAAGCAGAACAAGTACGTGGACACCTGGAAGGCCCTGATCGAACTGCAGAAGCAGGGTCGCGTCAAGTCCATCGGTGTCTGCAACTTCACCGTGGAGGCGCTGCAGGAAATCATCGACGCCACCGGCGTTGTCCCGGTCCTGAACCAGGTTGAAACCCACCCGTACCTGAACCAGTCCGAGCTGCGTGCCTTCGAAGCCAAGCACAACATCCTGCATGAGTCCTGGTCCCCGCTGGGCTCCGGCAAGGGTCTGCTGGAAGATCCCAAGCTGGTGGAGATTGCCGCGAAGTACGACGGCGCCACCCCGGCCCAGGTGGTCATCGCCTGGCACCTGGCGCTGGGCAACATCGTGATTCCGAAGTCCGTGACCGAGTCCCGGATCAAGGAAAACTGGGAGTCCCTGGACCTCAAGCTTTCGGATGAGGACATCGACGCCATCAATGCCCTCGACAACGGCACACGCTACGGAGCGGACCCGGCCACAGCCGACTTCGCCTAG
- a CDS encoding class I SAM-dependent methyltransferase: MDRWLAGPQGWRLRRAADPLIVDLGYGAAPTTAVELHARLGRVRPDVEIMGIEIDAARVRAAKPLERSGLSFRQGGFELPADGRRPVMVRAFNVLRQYSEDEYRAHWDMVLSRLAPGGIFVDGTCDEIGRRSTWVELDSNGPVSLSISLRFGAFTLPSDVAERLPKALIHRNVPGEKVHALLQAMDQAWLTAAPQASYGNRQRWLAMCADLRASGWPLMTGPARWRLGEITVAWDAVAPS, encoded by the coding sequence GTGGACCGCTGGTTGGCCGGCCCTCAGGGGTGGCGGCTGCGCAGAGCGGCAGACCCGCTGATTGTTGACCTCGGTTACGGGGCCGCCCCAACCACCGCCGTCGAGCTTCATGCCCGCCTGGGGCGGGTCCGTCCCGACGTCGAGATCATGGGTATTGAAATTGACGCAGCCCGGGTACGCGCAGCGAAGCCGCTGGAACGGAGCGGTCTTTCCTTCCGGCAGGGCGGCTTCGAGCTGCCGGCGGACGGACGGCGTCCGGTCATGGTCCGGGCGTTTAACGTGCTCCGGCAGTATTCGGAGGACGAATACCGGGCGCACTGGGACATGGTTCTCTCGCGGCTCGCTCCCGGCGGCATCTTCGTGGACGGGACCTGTGACGAGATTGGCCGGCGCTCCACATGGGTGGAACTGGATTCCAACGGGCCGGTGTCCCTGAGCATCTCCCTGCGCTTTGGTGCTTTCACGCTGCCCTCGGACGTGGCCGAGAGGTTGCCCAAAGCTTTGATCCACCGCAACGTCCCGGGCGAAAAAGTCCATGCCCTGCTGCAGGCCATGGACCAGGCGTGGCTGACGGCAGCACCCCAGGCCTCCTACGGCAACCGGCAGCGCTGGCTGGCAATGTGCGCGGACCTGCGTGCCTCCGGCTGGCCGCTGATGACCGGCCCGGCCCGCTGGCGGCTGGGCGAAATCACCGTCGCATGGGACGCCGTCGCCCCGAGCTGA
- a CDS encoding alpha/beta hydrolase produces MTPASRRFPRLALAAASAVVLLTGITACTGDTASDETGTASPSTSASAAPTAASADVIGDVPEDLLPFYSQEVTWEECETGFRSSFQCATVEVPLDYADPEGESIELAAILARSDDTPQGTILLNPGGPGGSGYDTVRESVDYVTTDRLRENFNILGFDPRGVGRSTPVECLTDAELDALREEYYDPAEPAGREAAREDARELAAKCEAKTGELLGHVDTVSAARDMDILRAVAGDKQLNYLGFSYGTFLGATYAELFPDKVGRMVLDGGLDPSASNEEITLGQAEGFENAIRAYVEDCLTSSSCPLSGSTDEAVQTIRDLIASVEASPMTAKDGRTVTVSTFVTGLIVPLYNSDNWPILTQALDEALQGDPSTMLYLADLNADRQPDGTYGSNTTVAFSAINCLDYPMTADDEQMALDAKKLEEASPTIGKFLGYGGITCESWPYEPVNTPHEIKAEGAAELLVIGTTGDPATPYQWSVALAEQLDSATLVTWEGEGHTAYGRGDDCIADTVDDYFIDGTVPGEDKVCS; encoded by the coding sequence ATGACCCCAGCCAGCCGCCGCTTTCCCCGACTCGCGCTGGCTGCAGCGTCCGCCGTCGTCCTGCTGACGGGCATCACTGCCTGTACCGGGGACACTGCGTCGGATGAAACCGGCACTGCCTCCCCGTCAACGTCCGCCAGCGCTGCTCCTACGGCAGCCTCGGCTGACGTGATCGGAGACGTTCCCGAGGACCTGCTGCCGTTTTACAGCCAGGAAGTGACCTGGGAAGAATGCGAGACGGGTTTTAGAAGCAGCTTCCAGTGCGCCACGGTGGAGGTTCCGCTGGACTACGCGGATCCGGAGGGCGAGAGCATTGAACTGGCCGCCATTCTGGCTCGGTCCGATGACACGCCGCAGGGCACCATCCTGCTGAATCCGGGCGGTCCCGGGGGCTCCGGCTATGACACCGTCCGTGAGTCCGTGGACTACGTAACCACGGACCGGCTGCGGGAGAACTTCAACATCTTGGGCTTTGACCCCCGCGGCGTCGGACGGTCCACCCCGGTGGAATGCCTCACCGATGCCGAGCTGGACGCGCTTCGCGAAGAATACTACGACCCGGCCGAACCGGCCGGGCGGGAAGCCGCGCGTGAGGACGCAAGGGAACTGGCGGCGAAATGCGAAGCGAAGACCGGCGAACTGCTGGGCCACGTGGACACTGTCAGCGCGGCCCGGGACATGGACATCCTGCGCGCGGTGGCCGGTGACAAGCAGTTGAATTACCTGGGCTTCTCCTACGGCACCTTCCTGGGTGCCACTTACGCCGAACTGTTTCCCGACAAAGTGGGCCGCATGGTTCTCGACGGCGGCCTGGATCCTTCCGCCAGCAATGAAGAGATCACTCTCGGGCAGGCGGAAGGCTTCGAAAACGCCATCCGTGCCTACGTAGAGGATTGTTTGACCTCCTCTAGCTGCCCCCTGTCGGGCAGCACCGACGAGGCCGTACAGACGATCCGGGACCTGATCGCCTCGGTCGAGGCCAGCCCCATGACGGCCAAGGACGGCCGGACCGTCACCGTGTCCACCTTTGTCACGGGCCTCATCGTGCCGTTGTACAACTCGGACAACTGGCCGATCCTCACGCAGGCGCTTGATGAAGCGCTCCAGGGTGATCCGTCCACGATGCTGTACCTTGCAGACCTCAACGCCGACCGCCAGCCGGACGGCACCTACGGGTCCAACACCACGGTGGCCTTCAGCGCCATCAACTGCCTGGACTATCCGATGACGGCCGACGACGAACAGATGGCCCTGGACGCGAAGAAACTCGAAGAAGCCTCCCCCACGATCGGGAAATTCCTCGGTTACGGCGGCATCACGTGCGAGTCCTGGCCCTACGAACCGGTCAACACCCCGCACGAGATCAAGGCCGAAGGCGCCGCTGAGCTGCTGGTCATCGGCACCACCGGCGATCCGGCCACCCCGTACCAGTGGTCGGTGGCACTGGCCGAACAGCTGGATTCGGCCACCCTGGTGACCTGGGAGGGCGAGGGACACACGGCCTATGGACGCGGGGATGACTGCATCGCCGATACGGTGGACGACTACTTCATTGACGGCACCGTGCCCGGCGAGGACAAGGTCTGCTCCTAA
- a CDS encoding trans-sulfuration enzyme family protein — MSQAPNHHWTANLSPDTVVVSAGRPPREPDAPVNPPIVLSSTFHGAGTPAPGDRVYGRFSNPTWDPFETVLSELEGAALPALVFSSGLAAVAAALSLVPAGGILVMPQHSYQGSLLLAAEEAANGRFTVRTVDIADTEQVLAALQGSSGESGTSRPADMLWIESPTNPMLEVAEIDVLARAAHDAGALVVADNTFSTPLVTRPLELGADVVLHSVTKYLAGHSDVILGALATSDEDLRARLHNHRSLHGAIAGPFEVWLALRGLRTLALRIERSQTTAGLLADRLLGHPAVEAVRYPGLPGDAGYERAVKQMDGFGSILCIEVAGGAEAAEAVADKVRLWLPATSLGGVESLIERRRRQPGEPHSVPENLLRLSVGIENAEDLWSDLSQALAR, encoded by the coding sequence ATGAGCCAAGCGCCGAACCACCACTGGACAGCGAACCTTTCACCGGACACCGTAGTGGTGTCCGCGGGGCGCCCGCCGCGTGAGCCGGATGCCCCGGTCAACCCGCCCATTGTGCTTTCTTCCACCTTCCACGGCGCAGGGACTCCGGCTCCCGGCGACCGGGTGTACGGGCGGTTTTCCAACCCCACCTGGGACCCCTTTGAAACGGTTCTGTCAGAGCTTGAAGGAGCAGCTTTGCCGGCCCTGGTCTTTTCCTCGGGCCTGGCTGCCGTGGCTGCCGCGTTGTCGCTGGTTCCCGCCGGCGGAATCCTGGTGATGCCGCAGCACAGCTATCAGGGTTCCCTGCTCCTCGCCGCGGAAGAGGCAGCCAACGGACGTTTCACCGTCCGGACCGTGGACATTGCGGATACGGAGCAGGTGCTGGCTGCCCTGCAGGGTTCATCGGGGGAATCCGGAACCTCCCGGCCGGCGGACATGCTGTGGATTGAAAGCCCCACGAATCCGATGCTTGAGGTGGCTGAGATCGACGTGCTGGCCCGCGCCGCGCATGACGCCGGTGCGCTCGTGGTCGCGGACAATACCTTTTCCACGCCGCTGGTAACCCGTCCGCTGGAGCTGGGCGCCGACGTCGTCCTCCACTCGGTCACCAAGTACCTTGCCGGGCACTCGGACGTAATCCTTGGAGCACTGGCCACCTCGGATGAGGACCTCCGCGCCCGGCTGCACAACCACCGCTCGCTGCACGGCGCTATCGCGGGACCCTTTGAGGTGTGGCTGGCGCTGCGCGGGCTGCGGACCCTGGCGCTCCGGATCGAAAGATCGCAGACCACGGCGGGCCTGCTGGCGGACCGGCTGCTCGGACATCCGGCAGTGGAGGCGGTCCGCTACCCGGGCCTGCCCGGGGACGCCGGATATGAACGCGCCGTCAAGCAGATGGACGGGTTCGGTTCCATCCTGTGCATCGAAGTTGCCGGCGGGGCCGAGGCTGCGGAAGCCGTGGCAGACAAGGTTCGTTTGTGGCTCCCGGCCACTTCGCTGGGCGGAGTGGAATCACTGATTGAGCGCCGGCGGCGCCAACCGGGGGAACCGCATTCGGTGCCGGAGAACCTGCTGCGGCTCTCGGTGGGCATCGAGAACGCCGAGGACCTCTGGTCGGACCTGTCCCAAGCGCTGGCAAGGTAG
- the phoU gene encoding phosphate signaling complex protein PhoU, whose translation MRKVFQAELHQIGEELTQISELVTEAMQKATAAFEGADTELAQDVIAADARIDFLQNDLDERAIDVLALQGPVASDLRMIVGSLRMSASLERMGDLARHIAQLARLRYPEHVVPEPMVETFSEMARLDIRISELLTELLETRNLELSNDIYACNNRINELHAGVFKAIASPDWNVSAVSTVDLTLASRYFERFADHGVSVTRKVNYLVTGEWQPMSESSR comes from the coding sequence GTGCGTAAGGTTTTTCAAGCCGAGCTTCATCAGATTGGCGAAGAGCTGACCCAGATTTCCGAGCTCGTCACCGAAGCGATGCAGAAAGCCACCGCAGCCTTCGAAGGCGCCGACACTGAACTGGCGCAGGATGTCATTGCCGCCGACGCGCGCATCGACTTCCTCCAGAATGACCTCGATGAGCGGGCCATCGATGTCCTCGCACTGCAGGGGCCGGTGGCCAGCGACCTGCGCATGATCGTGGGCTCCCTGCGGATGAGCGCCTCACTGGAGCGGATGGGTGACCTGGCGCGGCACATCGCCCAGCTGGCCCGCCTGCGCTACCCCGAGCATGTGGTGCCCGAGCCCATGGTGGAAACCTTCAGCGAGATGGCGCGGCTGGACATCCGTATTTCCGAGCTGCTTACTGAGCTGCTCGAGACGCGGAACCTGGAACTGAGCAATGACATCTACGCCTGCAATAACCGGATCAACGAGCTCCACGCCGGCGTCTTCAAGGCCATTGCTTCGCCGGACTGGAACGTGTCCGCGGTCAGCACCGTTGACCTCACCCTGGCCAGCCGCTACTTTGAGCGCTTCGCGGACCACGGCGTCTCGGTCACCCGGAAGGTTAATTACCTGGTGACCGGCGAGTGGCAGCCGATGTCCGAGTCCAGCCGCTAA
- a CDS encoding bacterial proteasome activator family protein, with the protein MTEENGSADRGTAARAPKSDDSSRAGKVGGVEAPSSNPPVGVPGAGGGAPGNGAENPASGGDSVAGPPKLRDLVDQPAKVMRIGTMVKQLLEEVRNAPLDDAARNRLAEIHERSLHELEDGLAPELVEELHRINVPFGDDTVPTDAELRIAQAQLVGWLEGLFRGIQTAIAAQQTANQQMASRLQLRQLPPGTVLAPGVIIGENGEPRRADSSAQSRIGSTNPEPHAGPGQYL; encoded by the coding sequence ATGACTGAAGAGAACGGATCCGCCGACCGCGGGACTGCGGCGCGTGCGCCCAAATCCGACGATTCATCACGTGCCGGGAAAGTCGGAGGTGTTGAGGCGCCGTCCAGCAACCCGCCGGTGGGCGTTCCGGGCGCCGGCGGCGGAGCACCCGGCAACGGTGCGGAAAACCCTGCCTCCGGCGGCGACAGCGTAGCCGGTCCGCCAAAGCTGCGCGATCTGGTGGACCAGCCCGCAAAGGTCATGCGGATCGGAACCATGGTCAAGCAGCTCCTGGAGGAGGTCCGGAACGCGCCGCTGGATGACGCAGCGCGCAACCGCCTGGCGGAAATCCATGAGCGGTCCCTCCATGAACTTGAGGACGGACTCGCGCCTGAACTGGTGGAAGAACTCCACCGCATTAACGTGCCTTTCGGAGATGACACCGTTCCCACCGACGCCGAACTTCGCATCGCCCAGGCCCAGCTGGTCGGGTGGCTGGAAGGACTGTTCCGGGGCATTCAAACCGCCATCGCAGCCCAGCAGACCGCCAACCAGCAAATGGCTTCACGTCTGCAGCTGCGCCAGCTCCCGCCCGGCACCGTCCTGGCCCCCGGCGTCATTATCGGCGAGAACGGTGAGCCGCGCCGTGCCGATTCATCGGCCCAGAGCCGCATCGGATCCACCAACCCCGAACCGCATGCCGGTCCCGGGCAATACCTGTAG
- a CDS encoding VC0807 family protein, which yields MKRPAVQHGSALKRLMRGLRLAADLLLPLALFYGLRAMGVSAYLALLAGTAVSLAGTAVDVVRRRTLGPVTAFVITLMVFSTGVSLIAGDVRFLLARGAWATGLAGAWFLASAFTRRPLVYLFSRPLLQGRFGWPGDWDAVWERVPRFRRVWRVTSVAWGLALIIDCVLRIFMAYTLPVDSVPSLSAALSALTTVVLITFANVYYQVTGAARKWSRFYAVPETPAQ from the coding sequence GTGAAACGTCCGGCAGTACAGCACGGTTCCGCTCTAAAGCGGCTGATGCGCGGCCTGCGGCTGGCCGCCGACCTGCTGTTGCCTTTGGCGCTGTTCTACGGGCTCCGCGCCATGGGTGTCAGCGCCTACCTGGCCCTGCTGGCGGGAACCGCTGTTTCCCTGGCCGGAACCGCCGTCGACGTTGTCCGCCGGCGGACGCTCGGACCGGTGACGGCCTTCGTGATCACCCTGATGGTCTTCAGCACGGGAGTTTCTCTGATCGCCGGCGACGTGCGTTTCCTGCTGGCCCGGGGTGCATGGGCCACTGGTCTCGCGGGAGCATGGTTCCTGGCCAGTGCTTTTACCCGGCGGCCGCTGGTCTACCTGTTCAGCAGACCGCTGCTGCAGGGCCGTTTTGGGTGGCCCGGCGACTGGGACGCTGTCTGGGAGCGCGTGCCCCGTTTCCGCCGGGTTTGGCGGGTCACCTCGGTGGCATGGGGCCTCGCGCTGATCATCGACTGCGTGCTGCGCATCTTCATGGCCTACACGCTGCCCGTCGACAGCGTGCCTTCGCTGTCGGCCGCACTGTCCGCGCTCACCACCGTGGTACTCATAACGTTCGCCAACGTTTACTACCAGGTGACAGGGGCCGCCCGAAAATGGTCCCGGTTCTATGCCGTGCCGGAAACTCCGGCCCAATGA
- a CDS encoding phosphoglyceromutase: protein MTYKLILLRHGQSEWNEKNLFTGWVDVDLTDLGRAEALRGGELLVEADILPDILYTSRLQRAINTANIALGAADRIWIDVKRSWRLNERHYGALQGKDKAQTLAEYGEEQFMLWRRSYDTPPPPLPDDSDFSQAHDPRYADLSQDELPRTECLKDVLERFLPYWESDISADIKSGKTVMIAAHGNSLRALVKHLDGISDADIAAVNIPTGIPLVYELDENLKPVKAGGTYLDPEAAAASIKAVANQGKKK, encoded by the coding sequence ATGACTTACAAACTGATCCTTCTGCGCCACGGCCAGAGCGAATGGAATGAAAAGAACCTGTTCACCGGCTGGGTGGACGTGGATCTGACGGACCTCGGCCGGGCCGAAGCGCTCCGCGGCGGCGAGCTGCTTGTGGAAGCGGACATCCTCCCCGACATCCTCTACACCTCGCGGCTGCAGCGTGCGATCAACACCGCCAACATTGCCCTGGGCGCGGCGGACCGCATCTGGATCGATGTAAAGCGCAGCTGGCGCCTGAATGAGCGGCACTACGGTGCCCTTCAGGGCAAGGACAAGGCCCAGACCCTGGCGGAATACGGCGAGGAGCAGTTCATGCTCTGGCGCCGGTCCTATGACACCCCGCCGCCGCCCCTGCCCGATGACAGCGATTTTTCGCAGGCACATGATCCGCGCTACGCCGATCTGTCGCAGGACGAGCTGCCGCGAACCGAGTGCCTCAAGGACGTCCTGGAGCGGTTCCTGCCGTACTGGGAGTCGGACATCTCCGCCGATATCAAGTCGGGCAAGACGGTCATGATCGCCGCGCACGGCAACTCGCTGCGTGCCCTGGTCAAGCATCTGGACGGCATCAGCGACGCGGATATCGCAGCCGTCAACATTCCCACGGGCATCCCGCTGGTTTATGAACTGGATGAAAACCTCAAGCCGGTCAAGGCCGGCGGCACGTACCTGGATCCGGAGGCCGCAGCGGCGTCCATCAAGGCCGTGGCCAACCAGGGCAAGAAGAAGTAA
- a CDS encoding TetR/AcrR family transcriptional regulator, whose amino-acid sequence MQVRPVTVTGAARRTQIIDATIKVIAEQGYDRASFARIAERAGISSTRLISYHFAGKADLMAAVAADVITAIGNWTGGEMRSHVSAAAQLRAYIEATVQFIAENRAPMKALTEILLAGALNYSAADDAGAGAPLEQLLRRGQEAGEFRPFDPLVMAAAVQRCVDGLPFLLEREPELDCTAYARELAMLFELGTRREM is encoded by the coding sequence ATGCAGGTAAGACCGGTGACGGTCACCGGGGCCGCACGGCGGACCCAGATCATTGACGCCACCATCAAAGTCATCGCTGAACAGGGGTACGACCGTGCGTCGTTCGCCCGCATCGCTGAGCGCGCCGGAATCTCCAGCACGCGCCTGATTTCCTACCATTTCGCCGGAAAAGCCGACCTGATGGCCGCCGTGGCGGCGGACGTCATCACCGCCATCGGCAACTGGACCGGCGGGGAAATGCGGTCCCATGTCAGTGCTGCCGCCCAGCTGCGGGCGTACATCGAAGCGACCGTGCAGTTCATTGCGGAGAACCGTGCACCCATGAAGGCCCTGACAGAAATTCTCCTGGCGGGAGCCCTGAATTATTCGGCAGCCGACGATGCCGGGGCCGGGGCGCCGCTGGAGCAACTGCTGCGCCGGGGACAGGAGGCCGGAGAGTTCCGGCCCTTTGACCCCCTGGTGATGGCAGCCGCCGTCCAGCGCTGCGTGGACGGGCTGCCGTTCCTGCTGGAGCGGGAACCGGAGCTGGACTGCACTGCCTATGCCCGCGAGCTGGCGATGCTTTTTGAGCTGGGCACCCGGCGCGAAATGTAA
- a CDS encoding DNA polymerase III subunit delta', whose amino-acid sequence MSVWDDLQGQAPVVDQLRRGAAQATPNHAWLFTGPPGSGRSNAARAFAAALLCDQQDPALRGCGECKACRTALAGSHADVTSVTTEKVTISIDEARELVRKAQDKPSTGRWRVIIVEDADRMQERSTNVLLKAIEEPPPRTIWLLCAPSPGDVLVTIRSRCRAVSLRLPPVEDVAELLIRRDGIDPEVARASARAAQSHIGIAKRLATDEGARSRRDSIVRLPLSLRNVSGAMKAAADLVALAEAEATSSFEQRDAAERQSLLASLGAPESGTLPPSIRSQVKRLEEDQVRRAKRSKNDYFDRALTDLLSFYRDVLMLQLGNADTLVNESLRRELTEYAAQGSPEQTLLRMEEINVVRRRLVSTNVAPLLAIEAMAVSLL is encoded by the coding sequence GTGAGTGTCTGGGACGATCTGCAGGGCCAGGCTCCCGTGGTTGACCAGCTGCGCCGAGGGGCCGCCCAGGCAACCCCCAACCACGCCTGGCTGTTCACCGGACCGCCCGGGTCCGGGCGTTCCAATGCCGCCCGCGCCTTTGCCGCCGCCCTGCTGTGCGACCAGCAGGACCCGGCCCTGCGAGGCTGCGGAGAATGCAAGGCCTGCCGGACTGCACTCGCTGGCTCACACGCGGACGTCACTTCCGTCACCACGGAGAAAGTGACCATCAGCATCGATGAAGCCCGGGAACTGGTCCGCAAGGCCCAGGACAAGCCTTCCACCGGCCGCTGGCGCGTCATCATCGTCGAAGACGCCGACCGCATGCAGGAGCGCAGCACCAATGTGCTCCTCAAAGCCATCGAGGAGCCGCCGCCGCGCACCATCTGGCTGCTTTGCGCCCCCAGCCCCGGCGACGTCCTGGTGACCATCCGTTCCCGCTGCCGTGCCGTCAGCCTGCGTCTGCCGCCGGTCGAGGACGTTGCTGAGCTCCTGATCCGCCGCGACGGCATTGATCCCGAGGTGGCCCGCGCCTCGGCACGTGCCGCCCAAAGCCACATTGGCATTGCCAAACGGCTGGCCACGGATGAGGGCGCACGCAGCCGCCGGGACTCCATCGTGCGGCTTCCCCTGTCCCTGCGCAATGTCTCCGGCGCCATGAAAGCGGCGGCCGATCTGGTGGCCCTGGCCGAAGCCGAAGCCACCAGTTCCTTTGAGCAGCGAGACGCCGCCGAGCGGCAGTCGCTGCTGGCCTCCCTGGGCGCACCGGAAAGCGGAACGCTGCCGCCGTCGATCCGAAGCCAGGTAAAGCGCCTCGAGGAGGACCAGGTCCGCCGCGCCAAACGGTCGAAAAACGACTACTTTGACCGGGCTCTGACCGATCTGCTGTCCTTCTACCGGGACGTGCTCATGCTCCAGCTGGGCAACGCCGACACCCTCGTCAATGAATCCCTGCGCCGTGAGCTGACCGAGTACGCCGCGCAGGGCTCTCCGGAGCAGACACTGCTGCGGATGGAGGAAATCAACGTGGTGCGCAGGCGCCTGGTATCCACCAACGTGGCGCCGCTGCTGGCCATCGAAGCCATGGCGGTTAGCCTGTTATAA
- a CDS encoding DUF2516 family protein: MIAVLLLEPILYQVLGLATLIIALWAFSDALRRKPQMFEAADKRTKGFWLGMTGASTAVGVFSSLTPGALLPFTLAALVAACVYLADVKPSVSGSGRGNSGPYGRW, encoded by the coding sequence GTGATTGCCGTTCTGCTTCTTGAGCCCATCCTGTACCAAGTCCTCGGCTTGGCTACTCTGATCATTGCGCTGTGGGCCTTTTCGGACGCGCTGCGCCGCAAGCCGCAAATGTTCGAGGCTGCGGACAAGCGGACCAAGGGCTTTTGGCTGGGCATGACCGGTGCCTCTACGGCTGTCGGAGTGTTCAGCTCCCTTACCCCCGGCGCGCTGCTGCCCTTCACCCTGGCGGCACTGGTGGCAGCGTGCGTCTACTTGGCTGACGTCAAGCCTTCGGTCAGCGGTTCCGGCCGCGGAAACTCCGGCCCCTACGGGCGCTGGTAA
- the tmk gene encoding dTMP kinase, whose product MSISDVPAGTPGLFITFEGGDGAGKSTQAAKLTAALESSGHTVVRTREPGGTPVGEQLRSLVLEHGNGEIDARTEALIFAASRAAHVAQVIRPAVERGEVVVCDRFIDSSVAYQGSGRSLGTDDVRQLNIWATEGFTPDLTVLLDVDPGQGRLRRTANEAAEDRLESEPDTFHLRIRRAFLEQARTEPNRYLVLDAGRPVEELAATILAKVQELLP is encoded by the coding sequence GTGAGTATTTCTGATGTCCCAGCCGGTACGCCCGGCCTGTTCATAACCTTCGAGGGCGGCGACGGTGCCGGCAAGTCGACCCAGGCCGCCAAGCTCACTGCGGCCCTCGAATCATCCGGGCACACCGTGGTCCGCACGCGTGAACCCGGCGGAACGCCGGTGGGAGAACAGCTGCGGTCCCTGGTGCTGGAGCACGGCAACGGCGAAATCGACGCCCGCACCGAAGCCTTGATCTTTGCGGCCTCGCGGGCCGCACACGTGGCACAGGTAATCCGCCCGGCGGTGGAACGCGGCGAGGTGGTGGTCTGCGACCGGTTCATCGACAGCTCGGTGGCCTACCAGGGATCCGGGCGGTCCCTGGGCACGGACGATGTGCGGCAGCTGAACATCTGGGCCACGGAGGGCTTCACCCCGGATCTCACCGTGCTGCTCGACGTTGATCCCGGGCAGGGCCGTCTGCGGCGCACGGCAAACGAGGCCGCCGAGGACCGGCTGGAATCCGAGCCGGACACCTTCCACCTGCGCATCCGCCGGGCCTTCCTGGAACAGGCCCGCACCGAACCGAACCGCTATCTGGTGCTCGACGCCGGACGGCCGGTGGAAGAGCTGGCAGCCACCATCCTGGCCAAGGTGCAGGAGCTGCTGCCGTGA
- a CDS encoding YbdD/YjiX family protein produces MRDGLRGFVRFFRDVMGEDAYRKYVSFHRASGCTGPLLSEREFWKDKMDRQDANPAGRCC; encoded by the coding sequence ATGAGGGACGGGCTTCGAGGGTTCGTCCGGTTCTTCCGCGACGTCATGGGTGAAGACGCCTACCGGAAGTACGTGTCCTTCCACCGGGCCTCCGGATGCACTGGGCCGCTGCTCAGCGAACGTGAGTTCTGGAAGGACAAAATGGACCGCCAGGACGCAAACCCGGCGGGCCGCTGCTGCTGA